From Achromobacter spanius, a single genomic window includes:
- a CDS encoding alpha/beta hydrolase, with the protein MQQTLPRHLPTFLRSHLESLSGVGLMLGTLFFAAALTPTLIPRTHVTQGVLAGTCLAAGYGLGVLWHWLWAYMELPEPRGRAARIINAVIGLMCVSVAIVFLGRAAEWQNTIRALMQMEPVTSAHPIKVSLIALATFVVLLALARLFKLIARYLARQVRRVVPRRVANVTGAAIAILIFWLLATDVFFRGALHVLDASFKEFDALLEPERPQPTADLKTGGPASLIRWNELGRAGREYIASGPTASEITTQSGREALEPIRVYVGLRGAATPQARAQLALDEMKRVGAFDRSVLVVITPTGTGWVDPAAADSLEYLLNGDVASVAMQYSYLSSPLSLLAQPEYGAEAARALFQAVYGHWTTLPKDKRPRLYLHGLSLGAMNSAGSAELFEMIGDPIQGALWSGPPFESRVWRKITDARNPGSPAWLPELRDGAFVRFMNQHGSPVPADAPWGPMRVVYLQYASDPVTFFDYRDLYRPPAWMNAPMGPDVSPELRWYPVVTMLQLALDMAVGTATPMGYGHVYAPQHYVDAWVAVTGVSDWSPEGLEGLKRYLLERAQASMEDEDGDEGAYEGRGG; encoded by the coding sequence GTGCAGCAGACCTTGCCCCGCCACCTGCCTACCTTCCTGCGCTCGCATCTGGAGTCCCTGTCCGGCGTGGGCCTCATGCTCGGCACGCTGTTCTTTGCCGCGGCGCTGACGCCGACCCTCATCCCCCGCACCCACGTCACGCAGGGCGTGCTTGCCGGCACCTGCCTTGCCGCGGGCTATGGGCTGGGCGTGCTGTGGCATTGGCTGTGGGCCTACATGGAACTGCCCGAGCCCCGGGGCCGCGCCGCGCGCATCATCAATGCCGTCATCGGCCTGATGTGCGTGTCGGTGGCCATCGTGTTCCTGGGCCGCGCGGCCGAATGGCAGAACACCATCCGCGCGCTGATGCAGATGGAGCCCGTCACCAGCGCGCACCCCATCAAGGTCAGCCTGATCGCCCTCGCGACCTTTGTCGTGCTGCTGGCGCTGGCGCGGCTGTTCAAGCTGATCGCGCGCTACCTGGCCCGACAGGTGCGGCGCGTCGTGCCGCGGCGCGTGGCCAACGTCACGGGCGCGGCAATCGCCATATTGATCTTCTGGCTGCTGGCCACCGATGTGTTCTTCCGCGGCGCGCTGCACGTGCTGGATGCGTCGTTTAAAGAATTCGATGCGCTGCTGGAACCCGAACGCCCGCAGCCCACCGCCGATCTGAAGACGGGCGGCCCCGCGTCGCTGATCCGCTGGAACGAACTGGGCCGCGCCGGCCGCGAATACATCGCGTCGGGCCCCACGGCCAGCGAGATCACCACGCAGTCCGGACGCGAGGCGCTGGAACCCATCCGCGTCTACGTCGGCCTGCGCGGGGCGGCCACCCCGCAGGCGCGCGCGCAGCTTGCGCTGGACGAGATGAAGCGCGTGGGCGCCTTCGACCGCTCGGTGCTGGTCGTGATCACGCCAACCGGCACGGGATGGGTCGATCCCGCCGCCGCGGACTCGCTGGAATACCTGCTCAACGGCGACGTGGCCAGCGTGGCGATGCAGTATTCGTACCTGTCCAGCCCGCTGTCGCTGCTGGCGCAGCCCGAATACGGCGCCGAGGCGGCGCGCGCGCTGTTTCAGGCGGTGTACGGCCACTGGACCACGCTGCCCAAGGACAAGCGGCCCCGCCTGTACCTGCACGGCCTGAGCCTGGGCGCCATGAACTCCGCCGGATCGGCCGAACTGTTCGAGATGATCGGCGACCCCATCCAGGGCGCGCTGTGGAGCGGCCCGCCATTTGAGAGCCGGGTCTGGCGCAAGATCACGGACGCCCGCAATCCCGGCTCGCCCGCGTGGCTGCCCGAGCTGCGCGACGGCGCCTTCGTGCGCTTCATGAACCAGCACGGATCGCCCGTGCCGGCCGACGCGCCGTGGGGGCCGATGCGCGTCGTCTACCTGCAGTACGCCAGCGACCCGGTCACGTTCTTCGACTATCGCGACCTGTACCGTCCGCCCGCGTGGATGAACGCGCCGATGGGTCCGGACGTATCGCCCGAGCTGCGCTGGTATCCCGTGGTGACCATGTTGCAGCTGGCGTTGGACATGGCGGTGGGCACCGCGACGCCGATGGGCTATGGACACGTCTACGCGCCGCAGCACTATGTGGACGCGTGGGTCGCGGTGACCGGCGTGTCGGACTGGTCGCCCGAGGGTCTTGAGGGCCTGAAGCGCTATCTGCTGGAACGCGCGCAGGCCTCGATGGAAGACGAAGATGGCGACGAAGGCGCCTACGAAGGACGCGGAGGATAA
- a CDS encoding class II aldolase/adducin family protein, producing the protein MDTAGKQGASVREQVGETEWQVRKDLAALYRLVALFGWDDLIFTHITAKVPGTEHFLINPYGMMFDEITASSLVKIDLHGNKVMDSEYDINPAGFTIHSCIHAARKDAMCVLHTHSINGVAVSAQKAGLLPLSQFAFIVLRSLSYHDYEGLALNPDEQPRLVRDLGANNYLILRNHGLLTVGQSMAEAFQAMHRLEAACMVQVRAQAGGELTHIPADILARAGVESPADRAHKAQLAWPGLLRRLDRRNPGYAE; encoded by the coding sequence ATGGATACGGCAGGCAAGCAGGGCGCCAGTGTGCGCGAACAGGTCGGCGAAACGGAATGGCAGGTCCGCAAGGACCTGGCGGCGTTGTACCGGCTGGTGGCGCTGTTCGGGTGGGACGACCTGATCTTCACGCACATTACCGCCAAGGTGCCCGGCACGGAGCATTTCCTCATCAACCCCTACGGGATGATGTTCGACGAGATCACCGCGTCCAGCCTGGTCAAGATCGACCTGCACGGCAACAAGGTGATGGACTCGGAATACGACATCAATCCGGCCGGCTTCACCATCCACAGCTGTATCCATGCCGCCCGCAAGGATGCGATGTGCGTGCTGCACACGCATTCGATCAACGGGGTGGCGGTGTCGGCGCAGAAAGCGGGCCTCTTGCCGCTGTCGCAGTTTGCGTTCATCGTGCTGCGCTCGCTCAGCTACCACGACTACGAAGGCCTGGCGCTCAACCCCGACGAGCAGCCGCGCCTGGTGCGCGACCTGGGCGCCAACAACTACCTCATCCTGCGCAACCACGGCCTCTTGACCGTCGGCCAGAGCATGGCCGAAGCCTTCCAGGCCATGCACCGCCTGGAAGCCGCCTGCATGGTGCAGGTGCGCGCACAGGCGGGCGGCGAACTGACCCATATCCCGGCAGACATCCTGGCCCGCGCGGGGGTGGAATCGCCGGCTGACCGGGCCCACAAGGCGCAGCTTGCCTGGCCGGGCCTGCTGCGCCGCCTGGATCGCCGCAATCCGGGCTACGCGGAGTAA
- a CDS encoding glutathione S-transferase family protein, whose protein sequence is MLPALYGHPFSSYTQKALIALYENATPFEFRSIGPETPQHAADWIERWPLRKFPLLVDGERNVAESSIIIEYLQLAHPGPVRLIPADPMAALDVRFLDRYFDLHVMYWMQHAVNGALTGDPAKRDAARALAAQKLELAYAWIDAQLATRTWAAGSDFTLADCAAAPALFYADWTHPIGDGHPHLRAYRARLLARPSFARAVDEARPYRALFPLGAPDRD, encoded by the coding sequence ATGCTGCCTGCACTTTACGGTCATCCCTTTTCGTCGTACACGCAAAAAGCGTTGATCGCGCTGTACGAAAACGCCACGCCTTTTGAATTCCGCAGCATCGGGCCCGAGACGCCCCAGCATGCCGCAGACTGGATCGAGCGCTGGCCGCTGCGCAAGTTTCCGCTGCTGGTCGACGGCGAACGCAACGTCGCCGAGTCCAGCATCATCATCGAATACCTGCAACTGGCCCACCCCGGCCCGGTCCGGCTGATTCCCGCCGATCCGATGGCCGCGCTGGACGTGCGCTTTCTGGACCGGTATTTCGACCTGCACGTCATGTACTGGATGCAGCATGCGGTGAACGGCGCGCTGACCGGCGACCCGGCCAAGCGCGACGCGGCGCGGGCGCTGGCCGCGCAGAAGCTGGAACTGGCCTACGCCTGGATCGACGCGCAGCTTGCCACCCGCACGTGGGCGGCGGGAAGCGACTTCACCCTGGCCGACTGCGCCGCCGCGCCCGCGTTGTTCTACGCCGATTGGACCCATCCGATCGGCGACGGCCATCCGCATCTGCGGGCCTACCGCGCGCGGCTGCTGGCGCGGCCGTCGTTCGCGCGGGCGGTCGACGAAGCCCGCCCCTACCGGGCGCTCTTTCCGCTGGGCGCGCCCGACCGCGACTGA